The Planktothrix agardhii NIES-204 genomic interval ATAGCAATCCTATTTGAGTTGTGTTTAAAATCCCTGATCAAAAGGGAACACCGGAACAGCCCCCCAAACCCCCCGTGCACGGGGAGCTAGGGGGTAATACTTCTGGCCGTTTCATATCAGTATTGAAATGTTACAACCTATTTAGGATTGCTATATATCTGATCCATTGGCTTAATTAAGTCGATAAAAAGGTGAAGAAACCTTAATTGAATAGGGATAATTTGTTATTATTACTAATAAATTATCAGAAAAAATAATCCAAGATAATTCAATATAGAGATGAGATGATAGAACTGCTTAGTTTATTGTGAATTATACATTGACTCTACTGATATTTAGCATCAGAGTGGGGTGATACTGTCCGTAGGGGTTGGATTATCTACAGGTTGTGCTTGGGGATCATGGTTGAACACCCCTAACCCATAGAGCAATGCCCCTAGAATCCCTAATAAGACGGCAATACCCAGGGATAGGAACCAAATCTTATTCACCCCTGACGGAGCCGGTCTAGGGCGACCAATTACTGTTTCCATAGATGAATCTTCGGCATCACTGGTATCGGAAGAATCATCCCCTAAATCTTCGGTTAAAGGAACCACAGGAGCGATACAAACCTCTTTCTGGGCATCGGGATCATCCTTGGGAACTACCGTAATTAATAACAAGGCAATGGTGACGTTATCATGGCCATTTTGAGTATTGGCAATTTCAATTAGACGATCCCGAACCATTACTAAATCCACTTCTTGACGCAAAACGGGTAAAATTTCCGCTTCCCAATATTGTTCCACCCGATCGCGATCGCTTAATCCATCAGAACATAATAAAAACACACAATCTTCATCCAGGGGAAACCGTTGTACCGTCGGATGCAGCGTCACCGATGACGTAATCCCCAGAGCTTGAATTAAAGCCCCAGAAGCCCCCTGTTGCAGAGCATCGCGATAGAGGGCGCAACCCAAACGCACCTGGCGAGAAGCCACATCATCATCCACCGTCACTTGATGACAACCACTGGAACTAATCCAATAAACCCGACTATCCCCTAAATGGGTTAAATAAACTTCATGAATATGGGCTAAAGCCATCACCAAGGTGGTTCCCATCCGTTCCCTACCTTGACGGTTTTCATCATCGTTGCGTTGACAAATCACGTCATTGGCGATGCAGATTGCCCGTTTTAATTTAGGCGTTAAGGATAATGGATCCCAATTGGCTTGATGCAGAGGCATTTTTTCCACCTCCTGACGCAGAACATCAATCGCTATCGAAGATGCTACTTCTCCGCCATCCTGCCCCCCAATTCCATCACAAACAATAGCCAAAGCGGGTTCGCTGGGAGGAACTTCGATCGGTTGATCACCATTGGGATAGCAGGCATCCTCATTATGGGAACGAGTGGGGCCAGCATCGGTTCCAGCAGCAATCTCAATCTGACGATGATAACCCCGTCCACAAATAGAAAGGGCTTGATCCAATTGTTGGATCAGTTGGGTGGAGGTGCGTAATTCCCCTGATATCATTTGATGGGTCAGTTGTCGGAGGAATTTTTGGATTTGAGGCTGTGCGGTCGGAACCCACTGTTGCCAAAAATTACCCAACTGTTTGAGGGTGGCATTATGGATATCTGGGTCTAACTGCAATAACCGAACTAATCTTCCCTGAACCATGAGCAAATGGGAATTAAGCAAACTGGAAGCGACATTTTGACGGCAAAAGGGTTGCCAAATTTGAGCGATTTGCCATAACCAATTCAGTTGGCGCATTGCCGTTGCATCGGGCCACAGAGCCGCCAGTGTGGGCATTAGGGTTTCCCCATGGTCTGCAATCGGCCCTTTTTCTAAAAGGATGATCGGTTTATTAATTCCTCCCTTAGCTGGGGAGATAATTCCATAGACCTGCGGAATGTGCAACCGATAGGCAAATAATTTTAGATAGGGAGAAATCTGATCAGAAATCTCACTGGGTATTTCCGGCAACAGTTCTGGTCGCGTATCTACTACAATTCGATTGGTTTTGACCAGGTAGCGATCTGCGATCATCGTTCCCGAAGGCTGATCTTCGATCCCCTCGCCTACCGTCCACAGATATTGTTTTGCCACAGGATTTTGCATTTGGGTTCCTCACGCCTGGCGTTGCCACTCAAAAGTGATCTTCTAAAATTAGGATGGTTTATCGTTGTTATCTACCCCATGGGTTGGGGGCGATAACACCAGAACCACAATAGATGTCCAGTCCTGTCCAATTTTGATAACTCACCCTAAAAATTAGCACCAATTGGCAATCAAGATCAGGTAATCTGAACTATTGTAGCCTTTGAACATCACCATCTGCTTGACCATTTGTTGTTAATTTTTCTTGGCTCTGGGCAAGGATGCTTACAGCATGAGTGATTCTCCCCCTAACCCCTCCGATGACCCTAATTTATTACCTTATTTGGAAATTAATGAACGCTTGACTCAACTCAAAAAGTCTCACGGTCACTATTACCAGATGATTAATTTAGAGGTTTGGGCTTTAATTGAAACCATGGATCAGTTTTTTCCAGGTTCTTGGAATCGATTTATGAATAACCGTCAACTTTCCATGAAACAATTCTTACGGCGTCAGCGATCGCAAAAACAATCCCCAGCACCCGATGAGTAGGCTGATTTGAGGGTGATCATAAGGTTTAGGGTATATACAAACTCACCATCAAGAGTCTGTATATGGTGAGTACAGACTCTTAATGGTCATAATTTTACTAATTGCCGACTCGGGGTAATCCCATACTATAGTTTACCGCCCGACAGTCGAGGTTATAGCTAATTTCACCTTTTTGGATCAGCGATCGCACTAAATGCTCTAAATCTGATCCAATTCGACGTAAATTATATTCGGTGAGGTCTTCGCCACTGAAAGCCTCGACTAACTCATCAAATTTACGATAGACTTTTTGCACAGCCTGATCATTCCAGTTAAATTCGTTATCGGGATCAATATCCAAGGTCAATACTTGTTCATTGTCCACTAACTCCTCATCTTTAATTTCCGCCGTATAAATATGAATATGGCGAGTTGTTGATTTCAGCAGCATAAGCGGTTTAACTGAATAGATTTTATCTGGATTGTTTTTTATTTTGCCATTACTTTAGGAAATAATGACTAATTTTTGGGATCAAATTTTTGACTTTGCACTTACCACGGCTACCGACGTTGGACAACAGTTAATCCTCGATTTTGGCACAGTCCAAGCCTCGGAAAAAGCCGATGGTAGTTTAGTTACCCAGTCTGATCAGTGGGCTGATCAGGAAATTCGCACGCGCATTGCTGATACTTTTCCTGATCATGGGGTGATTAGTGAAGAAGCTGAACATATTTTTCCCAATACGGACTGGTGTTGGGTGATTGATCCTTTAGATGGTACAACTAATTTTGCCAGAGGTATTCCAATTTGGGGGATTTCTCTAGGATTACTTTATCAAGGTACTCCGGTTTTTGGTTTGATTCATTTACCGCCTCTACATCAAACTTTTCATGGGTTTTGGTATGGTGCATCGGGATTAACTGGCCCAGAAGGAGCTTTTTTAAATGGTAAACCCATTCATGCTAGTTCTGATACCTTGAGTTCTAATCACTTTTTTAACCTCTGTTCTCGAAGTATTGCGATCGCGCCCCAAATTCCTTGTAAAATTCGGATGTTAGGCATGGCGGCTTATAATTTCCTCACGGTTGCCTTCGGTGCAACATTAGGGGGAGTGGAAGCGACTCCTAAAATTTGGGATATCGCCGGAAGTTGGGTCATTGTTAAATCGGCGGGTGCGGTTTGGTGTCCTCTGTCTCCCGAACCCTTTCCCTTAGAAGTGAGTCGAGATTATGGTACTCAATCCTATCCTACATTAGTTGTCAGTCAGGCTGAATTATTATCGGTATTTCAACCCTTAGCCCAATATTTATAGGAGTTTCAGTCGGATAATCTATATCCGCTTAAACTAGCGGAGCTTTACATTATCTTTATAAACAAGCTGGGAAAATTAAAGATTTGGTAAAACTTCTCTGGTAGCTATTGTGCTTTTTTAGGGGGGAGTTAATAATGGGGTCAGTTACAAAAACTTAGTGAAACTTCTCGAACAAGACTTTAACTTGATCAAGAGATGTCTAATAACTAAGGAGTTAGATCAGTGGAACAAGCTAACGTCAGCTGTTATTCATTTATACGTTTCTTGACTATTAGGCATGGCGGCTTATAATTTCCTCACGGTCGCCTAATGTAATCCTTAGTGCTATAACTGGACTCTTCAGAAATCCCCTTGTCTTCAGAATGGGGAAGCCTAACCTTCCCTTTTCAACTTTTTGTTACGATCCCTTCCCAAAATGCCCAAATTAGTTGACATTAGTTAACGATTATCTCAATTTATGAAGGAGCTATTCAACAATGGCATTAACAGATACTCAGGTGTACATTGCCCTGGTTGTTGCCTTGATCCCCGGAATTTTGGCCTTCCGTTTGGCGACCGAACTGTATAAATAGAAACTTTCAAACTTATTAGTGAAAATTCACTGATAACGGGTCAATTTATAAATCTGTCTCGACAAAAACAACCCAAATAGCAGACAATTAACCCCAAATGGGATAGAGTATTGTGTGTTAACTCGGTAACGGTGTCGGGACAGTTTTTTTTGGAATCCGCATCGGATGTTAATTCTTAACCCGTTTTGGGGAAAGCTAGAACCCTCTCCTGCTGTTGGTGTTCCGTTGGTTGTGACGTTAGTAAAAAGATCATGTCTGCGATTCGACCTGTTCCCCAAATTATTCCATCTATTTCCCCTTCTCGCCGTCCCCGTGCGCGTCGAGCCGCCAAACGACGAACAATTCATAACCCGGGTCTACTTACGATTGAAACGACCGTCAAGTTAGGTGTTAATCTAATTTTATCTGCTTTTGCCCTCTCTGCATTAATTCAGATTTTGCCCCAACATCGTTCGGCTTCAGAAAAACTTCAGGATATTCGGGCTGAGGTGAAAATGACAGAAGAAAGAGTAATCAAAGAAAGGGAAGAATTTACTCGCTATTTTGATCCCCAGCAAACTAAAAGTATTATGCAGGAACAGGGGAATCTGATTGATCCCACTCAAAAGCCGATTATTTTCTTAGAAAAACGTCCAAGCACCATCGCAGAATCAACGGAGGAACCAACAACCACTTACGCAGGTTTAGAATAGAACCTAGAAAAACTTTGTGCGGTGAAAATAGGGAGAATCAGATTTATGGAACGTTCAAAAATTGTTGCGTATATTACGGGTGGGATTTCAATTATTTTAGCGTTGGCTTATTTATTACTTGTCTCTGTATTAGATTTCCGAGGTGAAATGTTACCCGCACCCGTAAGTCAAATTCCATCGACTGTATTAGTTGAAAATATAGTAGGGAATCTAAGTGTCCACTTCCAATCTGTTATAGCAACCGCCAAGGCAGTTAGGACACCAGACGGACATTAGAACCCAGACGGTGAAGTATTTCCCCCCTGTTCCCTGCGCGGCCTGTTCCGGCGTTCCCTCCCCCCCTAGCCCTGCGTGCACGGGGGGTTTGGGGTGGCTGTTCCGGTGTTCCCGATTCCCGGTTCCCTGTTCCCTTATTTGTCCCACTTTAACTTAGTTTAATTTTAAAGCACTCACAGGGACATCATCCCAAGATTCAACGCTTCTTAGCACAGCAACCCAACCTTCTTGTTTTTGGGTTTCGGTTAGGTCTTTTTGAAAGGATTCATGACAGTCCTGAGCTTGCTTTTCATCGGAACAAGCAATACAAGAGTAAACAATTCCCATCGGATCAAGTTGTTCATTTACCCAAATTATCATTGTAAATCTTCTTCTCACCCCATATTAGTAAATTGCTTTCATTTTATATTAAATTGGGAAGAATTTGCCTATTTATTTTTTCCATATTGTGTTAAGGATTCTCCCGTTAAACGACAAATCCGCCAGTCGGGTAAAATTTTAGCTCCTATTTTTTGATAAAAATTAATAGCGGGTTGATTCCATTCTAAAACCGACCATTCTAAACGCCCATAGCCTCTGGATACTGCTAATTCTGCTAGATAGGTAATTAAGGCTTTCCCAATACCTTGACGACGATATTCAGCAAGTACAAATAAATCTTCTAAATACATTCCAGGTTGGGTTAAAAAGGTAGAATAATTATTGAAAAATAGAGCGAAACCCACGGTTTTCCCTTGAATTTCAGCTAAGATAGCTTCCGCATAACAAGGAGAACCAAATAAATGTTGTTTTAATGTTTCCGCATTTCCTGTTACTTCATGGGATAATTTTTCATATTCGGCTAAGGCTTGAATTAACTCAAATAAAACAGAAATATCCTCAATAGTTGCGGGTCGTAAAGTTGCGGATTTAGACATATAAATATTGAAGGTTTGACAATGACAAGAGAACGATTCTCTTGCTCATTATTGTACCACAATTTTAATCAATAATCAATTGATTATCTTATCCAACCTTTTAAGCGTTCAGCAACATTAGGACGGCGTAATTTTCGCATGGCTCGGGCTTGAATTTGTCGAACTCGTTCCCGGGATAAATTATAGACTGCACTGACTTCTTCTAAGGTGTAAGGAACGCCTGTAACTAATCCAAAACGCAGGGCTAAAACATCTTTTTCCCGTTCAGTTAAAACTGTTCCTAAAACCTCTAATAAATCCTGTCGCATCATCATTTCATTCATTTGAGCTTCAGGGGTTTGGGTTTCTTGATCTTCTAAAATATCCATTAATTCCGAGGTTTCTTCAGAACCAATTCGATGATTTAAAGATAGGGATTTACGGTGAACTTGTTCGAGTAAAATCACTTGTTCGGGGGTAATTCCCATCGCCTCCGCTAGTTCTGCTTGGGTGGGTTTTCGACGGAGCGATTGCTTTAAATCTCGATAGGTTAACTTCATTTTATTCAACTGTTCAACAATATGAACAGGTAAGCGAATTGTTCTCCCTTGATTAGCAATTGTGCGGGTAATTCCTTGACGAATCCACCAATAGGCGTAGGTCGAGAATTTATAGCCTTTATCGGGATCAAATTTTTCGGTGGCACGGTTGAGTCCCAAGGCTCCTTCTTGAATTAAATCTAATAATGGAACTCCTCGATTAATATAACGTTTAGCAATAGATACGACTAACCGTAAATTAGAACTAATCATCCGGTTTTTTGCAGCATTTCCTGATTGTAAACGATGTTTTAGTTCTGTTTCAGTTACTCCCACTAAAGTTGCGAGTTCTGGGGGAGTAGGTAAACGTCCTAATTCCAGGGTAAGTTGAGTTTGTTGGGCTTCGATTTTAACTAAACTTTGAATATGACGAGCGAGTTCGATTTCTTCATCGGGTTTGAGTAAAGGATAACGCGCCATCCGTTTAAACAGTGCGGCGATGGCGTCATCTCCAGATGCAGTCGCTTCTATAATCGGGAAAAATGTGGCATTCTGTGGATTCATTGTATCCTCCAGGTTAAGATTCGCCATGACAGAATGGTTTTGACGATCTAGAATTCGAGCAGTCTACTTTTAGTTGTCCCCATCCTTCAAATCTTGAGTCCGATTTAAAGATCAGGAAATACTATCCATCACTACTTGATGCTGGTTCTATTATAGAAGACTTGTTGAAAAGACAGGGAAATCCTTGGTATGGTTATAATTTACTCATTCATATTTCTTAATGTTGCTACCGCAGAAGGGGAAATTCGACTGAGGTAACGGAAAATCCAATATTTCATAATGGTATCCAAAATCACGGGAAAAGTGGCAATGAACAAAAAGATAAAGCTACGATTCGGCGCAATTCCAAGGTGATTAGAAAATCCTTCTAATAGAACTTCCCAACCATGGGGAGAGTGAAAACCGACAAAGATATCCGTGAGTAAAATAATAATAAATGCCTTAGCACTATCACTCAAATCATACATGACCGTATCCAGCAAGGATTTTAAGGCGGCTAACCCTTGGCGATTGAAAGCAATGACTA includes:
- the ndhM gene encoding NADH dehydrogenase I subunit M, with the protein product MLLKSTTRHIHIYTAEIKDEELVDNEQVLTLDIDPDNEFNWNDQAVQKVYRKFDELVEAFSGEDLTEYNLRRIGSDLEHLVRSLIQKGEISYNLDCRAVNYSMGLPRVGN
- a CDS encoding inositol monophosphatase family protein, giving the protein MTNFWDQIFDFALTTATDVGQQLILDFGTVQASEKADGSLVTQSDQWADQEIRTRIADTFPDHGVISEEAEHIFPNTDWCWVIDPLDGTTNFARGIPIWGISLGLLYQGTPVFGLIHLPPLHQTFHGFWYGASGLTGPEGAFLNGKPIHASSDTLSSNHFFNLCSRSIAIAPQIPCKIRMLGMAAYNFLTVAFGATLGGVEATPKIWDIAGSWVIVKSAGAVWCPLSPEPFPLEVSRDYGTQSYPTLVVSQAELLSVFQPLAQYL
- a CDS encoding photosystem I reaction center subunit XII gives rise to the protein MALTDTQVYIALVVALIPGILAFRLATELYK
- a CDS encoding GCN5-related N-acetyltransferase, which translates into the protein MSKSATLRPATIEDISVLFELIQALAEYEKLSHEVTGNAETLKQHLFGSPCYAEAILAEIQGKTVGFALFFNNYSTFLTQPGMYLEDLFVLAEYRRQGIGKALITYLAELAVSRGYGRLEWSVLEWNQPAINFYQKIGAKILPDWRICRLTGESLTQYGKNK
- a CDS encoding RNA polymerase, sigma 28 subunit, producing the protein MNPQNATFFPIIEATASGDDAIAALFKRMARYPLLKPDEEIELARHIQSLVKIEAQQTQLTLELGRLPTPPELATLVGVTETELKHRLQSGNAAKNRMISSNLRLVVSIAKRYINRGVPLLDLIQEGALGLNRATEKFDPDKGYKFSTYAYWWIRQGITRTIANQGRTIRLPVHIVEQLNKMKLTYRDLKQSLRRKPTQAELAEAMGITPEQVILLEQVHRKSLSLNHRIGSEETSELMDILEDQETQTPEAQMNEMMMRQDLLEVLGTVLTEREKDVLALRFGLVTGVPYTLEEVSAVYNLSRERVRQIQARAMRKLRRPNVAERLKGWIR